A window from Luteibacter flocculans encodes these proteins:
- the secY gene encoding preprotein translocase subunit SecY, with translation MAAAQGTTLGSLGKLTELRQRIFFLIGALIVFRLGSFIPVPGVNPEAMTSLVEGGGGLLNMVNMFSGGSLSRFSVFALGVVPYISASIVVQMMGSVVPALMALRKEGEAGRRKMTTYTRFGTVGLAAFQAFGIAVALQKQVAAGGAPVVYMPGAGFVLASVVGLTAGTMFLMWLGEQITERGIGNGISMLIFAGIVAGLPGAIAHTLTMANNGELSVLKLLMVTVVILAVTAFVVFMERAQRRITVNYAKQGSQRQFQRQTSHLPLKINMAGVIPPIFATSLLLFPATAATWFGSAHQSRWLQWLTTALSPGEPVHDIVFAVLVIGFAFFYTAIVFNSQETADNLKRSGALIPGIRPGRATADYIDGVMTRLTGVGALYIVLVCLVPTFMQNAWHVPFYFGGTSLLIVVVVVMDFTAQVQAHLVSHQYESLLKKSNLRRS, from the coding sequence TGACGGAACTGCGTCAGCGCATCTTTTTCCTTATTGGTGCGCTGATCGTCTTCCGCCTCGGTTCGTTCATTCCCGTTCCGGGCGTGAACCCCGAGGCGATGACGAGCCTGGTCGAGGGCGGCGGCGGCCTCCTGAACATGGTCAACATGTTCTCGGGTGGTTCGCTTTCCCGCTTCTCGGTGTTCGCTCTCGGTGTGGTGCCGTACATTTCGGCATCGATCGTGGTGCAGATGATGGGCTCGGTCGTTCCGGCGCTCATGGCGCTGCGCAAGGAAGGCGAGGCGGGTCGTCGCAAGATGACCACGTACACGCGTTTCGGCACGGTGGGTCTGGCGGCTTTCCAGGCGTTCGGTATCGCTGTTGCGCTGCAGAAGCAGGTTGCAGCGGGCGGTGCGCCGGTGGTCTACATGCCGGGCGCCGGCTTCGTCCTGGCATCGGTCGTCGGCCTCACCGCCGGCACGATGTTCCTGATGTGGCTGGGCGAGCAGATCACGGAGCGTGGTATCGGCAACGGTATCTCGATGCTGATCTTCGCCGGTATCGTCGCGGGTCTGCCGGGTGCCATCGCGCACACGCTGACCATGGCGAACAACGGCGAGCTGTCGGTCCTGAAGCTGCTGATGGTTACCGTGGTGATCCTCGCGGTCACCGCCTTCGTGGTGTTCATGGAGCGCGCCCAGCGGCGCATCACCGTGAACTATGCGAAGCAGGGTAGCCAGCGTCAGTTCCAGCGCCAGACCTCGCACCTGCCGCTGAAGATCAACATGGCGGGCGTCATTCCGCCGATCTTCGCGACCAGCCTGCTGCTCTTCCCCGCAACCGCGGCGACCTGGTTCGGCTCTGCCCACCAGTCCCGTTGGCTGCAGTGGTTGACCACGGCGCTGAGCCCGGGTGAGCCGGTCCACGACATCGTGTTCGCCGTGCTGGTGATCGGTTTCGCCTTCTTCTATACCGCGATCGTGTTCAATTCGCAGGAAACGGCCGATAACCTCAAGCGTTCGGGGGCGTTGATCCCGGGTATTCGTCCGGGTCGTGCCACGGCCGACTATATCGATGGCGTCATGACCCGGCTTACCGGTGTCGGCGCGCTCTACATCGTGCTGGTCTGCCTGGTGCCGACGTTCATGCAGAACGCCTGGCACGTACCGTTCTATTTCGGCGGCACGTCGCTGCTGATCGTGGTGGTGGTGGTGATGGACTTTACGGCTCAGGTCCAGGCCCATCTTGTGAGCCACCAGTACGAGAGTCTGCTTAAGAAGTCGAATCTCCGTCGTAGCTGA
- the rpsK gene encoding 30S ribosomal protein S11 yields the protein MAKPVKTKKKIKRVVTDAVAHVQASFNNTIVTITDRQGNALSWATAGGAGFRGSRKSTPFAAQVAAEKAGRAAGDYGVKTVEVRIKGPGPGRESAVRSLNALGYKVLNIIDVTPIPHNGCRPPKKRRV from the coding sequence ATGGCTAAGCCGGTTAAGACCAAGAAGAAGATCAAGCGCGTCGTCACGGATGCCGTGGCCCACGTGCAGGCTTCTTTCAACAACACCATCGTCACGATCACCGACCGCCAGGGCAATGCTCTGTCGTGGGCGACGGCGGGCGGCGCGGGTTTCCGCGGCTCCCGTAAGTCGACCCCGTTCGCAGCGCAGGTTGCCGCCGAAAAGGCTGGCCGCGCCGCGGGCGACTACGGTGTCAAGACTGTAGAAGTGCGCATCAAGGGCCCCGGCCCGGGCCGCGAGTCGGCAGTGCGCTCTTTGAACGCGTTGGGCTACAAGGTGCTCAACATTATTGACGTCACGCCGATTCCGCATAACGGCTGCCGTCCCCCCAAGAAGCGTCGCGTCTAA
- the rpsM gene encoding 30S ribosomal protein S13, giving the protein MARIAGVNLPVQKHVWVGLQSIYGIGRSRAKQVCVDAGVVATTPIKSLSEGEVEKIRAEVAKYTVEGDLRREIGMAVKRLMDLGCYRGLRHRRGLPVRGQRTRTNARTRKGPRRPIKK; this is encoded by the coding sequence ATGGCGCGCATCGCGGGTGTCAATTTGCCGGTCCAGAAGCATGTCTGGGTTGGTTTGCAGAGCATTTACGGAATCGGCCGTTCGCGGGCGAAGCAGGTTTGTGTCGACGCGGGCGTGGTTGCGACCACCCCGATCAAGTCGCTGAGTGAGGGCGAGGTCGAGAAGATCCGTGCCGAAGTCGCGAAGTACACGGTCGAAGGCGACCTTCGCCGCGAAATCGGCATGGCCGTCAAGCGTCTGATGGACCTTGGTTGCTACCGTGGCCTGCGCCATCGTCGCGGCCTGCCGGTGCGCGGCCAGCGCACGCGTACCAACGCCCGTACCCGTAAGGGTCCGCGTCGTCCGATCAAGAAGTAA